The following DNA comes from Terriglobia bacterium.
CATGCTCTTGTCATCCCCCGCTGAGACCTTCGTCTGACCAGGAGCGAAGCCATACACCAGCCCAGCGGAGCTAACGCTGGCTACGGCGGGAGTGTCCTCGGTCCATACTAAATAGACATCAGAGGTCTCTTCACCGTTTGCCAAGCGGCATACTGCGGTAAGCCTATCCCGTGTGCCAGCAGCCATCGTTACTTCGCTAGGTGAAATGTTGATCTCCACAATCCGGGCTACTTCCAGCGGCACCTCGTTGGACTTCAATTTTCCCTTCAAGGTCTCCGCGCGAATTGACGTCTCGCCGTATGTGAACGTGGTGATCACACCCAAGTCTTCATCTACCATTGCCACGTTGTTGTCGTCACTCACCCACCGGAACGGCACTGGACGGATGCGCTTACCTTCTGCATCAAAAAACTTTAACGATGGACGAAATGAAACTCCAAGTCCTGCTTTCCGGTGACTCAGCGTCAACTCGATCCGCACTGGAGTGCCCGTTGGTAGGATCTCGCGCTTCGGCTTACTCGTGCCCTCACCAGATCCCCAAAGCCCCTTCATTACTTCCGTCAGAAGGCGGTTCTTCCAACGATCTAAGGCTTCATTCATTTTGCTGATGGCATTCTTTTCCTCCTGGTCGTAGCGTCGTCTTTCTTTAGCCTCAAACTCTTTGGCGTACAGTTGAACCTGCTCCGAGATAAAGTGTTCAACTGCTCTTGGCAGCGGAGCCTTTGCCAACGGCCCTCGATCGTTTTGCTTGAAGGGCTCTAGACTGTCCAACTGGCATTCGCCGTAGATGCGATCCCTGTAAGGAGACTGAACATCCAATTGAAACATCGGAGTGAAGCCGATGTAACCGGACTGAGCTTTGTAGATGATGTTGTGCCGCCCCTTCCTGCTCCAGCGCATGCTGACGTCCGATGTACGCAGAGTCAGAGAACCAGCCGGCAACTTCCCGGCGTCAGTAGTTGACGCTTGCTGGCCTGAGACCGGGTCTTTGAGTGTCGCGGGTATCGCGATGACACGCGGGGTCTCCGCACCCTCCATTGGTTTAATGTCCGGTAGCGATAGCGGCTTTCCATTGTCCGCCACTTCACCGTTTGCGACTACGAACACCTTGCACAATTCAAGGGTGCGAATCATTTGGGCATTCTCTTGCAGATTAGAGATGAGATGCTGCACGTTGATTCGATTCCCGTAACCCTTCGGATCTACGCCCGTGATGAGGGTAAACCCGTCTGTCGCCTTCAACGCTGTGAGGGCGGCTGGGGGCAGAGACTTCATTGGACAATGGACAAAAAGCAATGCCTTCTCCAGTTCAGCCCGCATGTCCTTGACCAGGTAATCACGCCCCTCGTCGCGGTCGGGTATGTAACCAAATTTGATCGAACCTGCCACGACACCGTAGCAGCTTCCCTTCTTTTGCTTAACGGTCTTGATCATCGCGTAGCGATCAAACATCTGGGTCATGTAGCACTTTCCACCATTTCCATGACCGCCCTGGACACCAGCGGTGACGCCGCCACGTGTCGCCGCTTCGGGATCCGCCCAGATTCGAAAGTTCTTCTCGATAACGGCGGATGTCATGCCGACAAAATCAAGACATGAGATTGAACTGGGCGCGTTCCTGCGCCCGTGATCGAAAATGATCACGATCACTCGCCCGGATTCTGGCGTATTCTCTCGTGCATAAGCGTCCGCACCATTCTTCACCCATTCCGGCATCCCGTTCTCATGAGACTGAAAGGGTTTGCAGATGAGCTTGATAGCTCCTTCCTCGTGCACCCGAAGATCAGCATCCGGTGTATAGACAAGTTCCGGCATCTCGGCCTCCAAAGATTGCGTCGTTGAATTTCGCAGCCTCAACCGGGGGAAGGGCAACTTCATACCAACAGCAACTTCAGATCATTTCCTACAGACTCGAACTCCTTTTCTGCCGTAACAAACGTGGCCTTATGCGTCTTGGCGGTTGCTGCTCCTATGCAGCTCAGATAGGGTAATTTGTACTGGGCACTCAGTTCTGCTGCCAACTTGGTCACGGCACTGTCCACGTCTACAAGTTCAATGGGCAATTGCTCGAGTTCTTCGATCTTTCGATTGGCAGCCTCGCGCCCGGTAACGCGACAGATGGCCGAATATATTTCTCCCCAGTTAACAACTGACACTTGTAAGAACTGTTGGCTGCTGGCAGCTTTTCCGAGGAGATCCTCGACCACTTCCGCTCCGCCACGATCTTCCAGAAAGGCGATAACCGCAGATGCGTCCAGCATGTATCGCTTCATGCGACCTGTTCTCGCTTTCGCTCCTCGGCTAGACTCGTCAGAGCGGAGGGTTCTCGTTTCAAGGAGCCTCTTAGCCCGCGAATGAACTCAGCCGTAATCGGCTGCATCACCAGTCGCCCTTTCTCTTCCGTGATGACTACCGTCGTGCCCTCCTCGATGCCTAGAAGACGTCGGAGGCGGGCGGGTATAACCATCTGACCCCTTGTCGTCACAACCGCTGTGTCACGTTTCATCTCAATTTGGTCCGTCGTGTACTGGACTAGCGTACCGATGGACACGTAGTAAGTCAAGACCATAGATGACTTACTTTTTGTTGATTGGCGGAACAGCTCAGGGGGTCAGCCCATGGCGGGAAGTCTGAGGACGATCAAAAGGCGAAAATTATATTGCGTGCTAACGATTGTGGCGGGAATTCTTGTGGTGCGGCACCTGAAGACTGCCGATGACGGAAGCACCTTCCCTAATATTCTGACGGAAGAAGCACACAGGTACTGCTTCGGTCAGCCTCGGTGATAATCCAGAATCGCGTTCCGTTGCTCAAGCGGTAGGCCGACAGAATTCGCCAATCGTGTTCCAGACTGAGTTCGTTCTCACGGCGGTCGTGCTCGTCTAGTTCGCCCCAGTCGCCCGCAAGGTGCCGCCGTAGAAACGGGAGCGGCTCCTCACCCGATGCCCTGAACGCTTCCAAAGCAGCGGGTGTGGCGACGATCTGACCGGGACTGAACTTAACGCCGGACATAGGGCTACCGTTTACTCATACCTTGTTATTGACTGGATAGTAAACACTTAATTTAGTGACCGGATTGGCAAAACAAAAAGGCCCCCTGAGGAATTGCGAGGCCAAGGAAATTTTCTTGCTCAGACAGGCCAGAACGACAATCGGGGCCGGTCGAGGATTCTTACTGCACAGCCGCCATCACCAACACATCCTCGCCTAGATTGACGTTGAATGTCTGGTTGATGCCGTCCTGCGCGTAAGCGCCCTGACCCGGTGCCAAGTACCGTTCGGTCATCGTGATGCTGCTGTGACCCATCCAGTGCTGTAGGGTGCGCAGGTCCACCTTGCCCGCTCGGCAAGTCCAGGTGCCGAACGTATCCCGGAATTTGTGAAGCCAGAAGTTCGCCGGGTCCATGCCAGCCTGTTTCGCCGTCTCCACGCAAACCCGGTAGAAGTGCGAGTCCTCCTTGTCCGACGCGGTCCCGAACAGGAGCCGGGTGCCAGGGTACTTCATCTTCCACGCTGCCAGCTTGAGTGCCAGATTCTTCTCCAGTGGAATGGCCCGGCCCTTGCCAGTCTTGGTCCGAAACTTCAGATGGGGTTTCCGTGACTGGACAGTGACGGTGGGGCTGGCCCCTAGATTCAAGTCGGCCCACTCCAACGTCGTCATCTCTCGTTCCCGCAATCCGGTCTTGAGCAAAACCTCGAACGCCAGACGATCGCGCTCTCGCGTCAAGGCCGCGAAGAACCGCCGCATTTCCGCTTCCTCGTACGCTTCCGGCGTCCCGTCATCCGGGGTGGGCCTCTCGCTGTACGGCAGCAAATTCTTGTGGTCTACTCCGCAGAATTTCAGGAAGCACGCGATGCTGGTGTAGTTGTTACAGACTGAGCGATGCGTCAATCCGCGTTGCCGTAGAGCCGCCATGTACCGCCGTAGGTCCATCGCGTCCACATCAGCTGGGTACTCGTGCTGGCAAGCCTTCAGGAACTCCGTCACCTGCTGCTCGTAGGCGTCCACAGTTTCTTCGTCCAGCGGGGTGCCATCCTTCTTACAAGTGGTGCGCTTGAACTCCAGGAACCGCTCCTTGAGGTCGGACAGGGGCGGGTGGGGGTTCTGGGCCGGCTTCGGCTCAACCGTCGCTGGCAGTACGCCCATATCGATGTTCGCCTGCTCCACCAGGAGCGCGATCTGCTTCTTCTTGGCTTGGATTACAGCCTGATCGTAATTGGGGACGTCCAAGGTCTGCCAGACCCGTTTCCCGCGCTGCTTGTAGCGCAGGACGAAGATGGTGTCGGCTGAGTAGGTCTTGCGTGGGTTGGCCCGTTCGTAATCGCGGCTGCCGTGGCAGCGGACGTAGATGCTGACGGTGATTTTCTGCATGGCATTAGCTCCTTCGAGCTAATACCGGGTTGCGCCAAGAATCGCGG
Coding sequences within:
- a CDS encoding type II toxin-antitoxin system VapC family toxin, yielding MKRYMLDASAVIAFLEDRGGAEVVEDLLGKAASSQQFLQVSVVNWGEIYSAICRVTGREAANRKIEELEQLPIELVDVDSAVTKLAAELSAQYKLPYLSCIGAATAKTHKATFVTAEKEFESVGNDLKLLLV
- a CDS encoding AbrB/MazE/SpoVT family DNA-binding domain-containing protein, producing the protein MVIPARLRRLLGIEEGTTVVITEEKGRLVMQPITAEFIRGLRGSLKREPSALTSLAEERKREQVA
- a CDS encoding Ig-like domain-containing protein; this translates as MPELVYTPDADLRVHEEGAIKLICKPFQSHENGMPEWVKNGADAYARENTPESGRVIVIIFDHGRRNAPSSISCLDFVGMTSAVIEKNFRIWADPEAATRGGVTAGVQGGHGNGGKCYMTQMFDRYAMIKTVKQKKGSCYGVVAGSIKFGYIPDRDEGRDYLVKDMRAELEKALLFVHCPMKSLPPAALTALKATDGFTLITGVDPKGYGNRINVQHLISNLQENAQMIRTLELCKVFVVANGEVADNGKPLSLPDIKPMEGAETPRVIAIPATLKDPVSGQQASTTDAGKLPAGSLTLRTSDVSMRWSRKGRHNIIYKAQSGYIGFTPMFQLDVQSPYRDRIYGECQLDSLEPFKQNDRGPLAKAPLPRAVEHFISEQVQLYAKEFEAKERRRYDQEEKNAISKMNEALDRWKNRLLTEVMKGLWGSGEGTSKPKREILPTGTPVRIELTLSHRKAGLGVSFRPSLKFFDAEGKRIRPVPFRWVSDDNNVAMVDEDLGVITTFTYGETSIRAETLKGKLKSNEVPLEVARIVEINISPSEVTMAAGTRDRLTAVCRLANGEETSDVYLVWTEDTPAVASVSSAGLVYGFAPGQTKVSAGDDKSMAKNPAVVIVTPGEGRGKGDKSGGKGYPRVLVSGEFDRDPDTSEFVNFSHEDPPVAQRPQDVDRNVWWINSSAPLAKLYLAVSKGYGHESREWRMYHIERIIDVMVQIALTQGPSDGDTGSPQEWILKGGMQEAEIQAAAAADLGEFIATGELPPEDAWATTAS
- a CDS encoding site-specific integrase translates to MQKITVSIYVRCHGSRDYERANPRKTYSADTIFVLRYKQRGKRVWQTLDVPNYDQAVIQAKKKQIALLVEQANIDMGVLPATVEPKPAQNPHPPLSDLKERFLEFKRTTCKKDGTPLDEETVDAYEQQVTEFLKACQHEYPADVDAMDLRRYMAALRQRGLTHRSVCNNYTSIACFLKFCGVDHKNLLPYSERPTPDDGTPEAYEEAEMRRFFAALTRERDRLAFEVLLKTGLREREMTTLEWADLNLGASPTVTVQSRKPHLKFRTKTGKGRAIPLEKNLALKLAAWKMKYPGTRLLFGTASDKEDSHFYRVCVETAKQAGMDPANFWLHKFRDTFGTWTCRAGKVDLRTLQHWMGHSSITMTERYLAPGQGAYAQDGINQTFNVNLGEDVLVMAAVQ